A stretch of the Sphingobacterium thalpophilum genome encodes the following:
- a CDS encoding RagB/SusD family nutrient uptake outer membrane protein encodes MKIKNITAFVVTALFLTGCNKFLDRPPQNALDDNQNAWVSEEKVRMYANKYYADYFYGFGIKDNNGSAPIVGFTNSDDIVALGNQPNFTRAVPNSGIWDYSDIRSLNVMLDRIEDKMGGILTAEAKNHWIAVGKFFRAFRYAQLVQSYGDIPYYEHEVKDSQVDELYKPRTPRNEVMDHLYEDWKFILQNMRTNDGEQYLNLYVAAGFISRLALNEASWQKYYYKNQERAKKFYELAIDAAQVDINSGKYAIVTDYKSQFTSKDLKGNKDMVMYRIYDGGLGVTHAIASYCNLQESTNNGPTTDFLKAMLCTDGKTWENSSVDGAKKFDLASLIKSRDPRFEAMIYSKPNALNKSSFYYVTKYLPREVEKAVKVNGQAMPAEFTSNKNETDAPVLRYAEVLLNWIEAKAELASLGGAAVTQDDINKSINQIRQRPLAQEAKDRGVKNLPDLELDAIPADPARDATVSPLLWEIRRERRLEFAFETSRLADLRRWSKLEYMDNTLNTDLISGGWVNFSAEMPAELVAKNVNILSVVDVAGKETIYNGSNGALMNGFYKNQTNKPRLPFLNQPNINPYLTPVGLVQIDQYAIKGYVLEQTEGWPQN; translated from the coding sequence ATGAAAATAAAAAATATAACGGCATTTGTGGTGACAGCTTTATTCCTGACAGGCTGCAATAAATTTTTGGATAGACCTCCACAAAACGCCTTGGATGATAATCAAAATGCTTGGGTAAGTGAGGAAAAAGTACGGATGTATGCCAATAAATATTATGCCGATTACTTTTATGGATTCGGTATAAAAGATAATAACGGAAGTGCACCCATTGTCGGCTTTACCAACAGCGATGATATTGTCGCTTTAGGTAATCAGCCTAACTTTACGAGAGCCGTTCCGAATTCTGGAATCTGGGATTACTCGGATATCCGGTCCCTGAATGTGATGCTCGATAGAATCGAGGATAAAATGGGCGGTATCCTTACCGCTGAAGCAAAAAATCACTGGATTGCAGTAGGTAAGTTTTTCCGTGCATTCCGTTATGCACAGCTTGTGCAGAGCTATGGCGATATTCCATATTACGAACATGAAGTAAAGGACTCGCAGGTTGATGAACTGTATAAGCCACGTACTCCCCGGAATGAGGTTATGGATCATCTGTATGAAGACTGGAAATTTATTCTGCAAAATATGCGGACCAACGACGGAGAGCAGTACTTAAATCTGTATGTAGCTGCAGGTTTTATCTCTCGTTTAGCGTTAAACGAAGCTTCCTGGCAAAAATATTATTATAAAAATCAGGAAAGGGCAAAGAAGTTTTACGAATTGGCAATCGATGCAGCTCAAGTGGATATCAACAGCGGGAAGTATGCAATTGTGACAGATTATAAGAGTCAATTTACCTCCAAAGACCTGAAGGGCAATAAAGATATGGTTATGTACCGAATTTACGATGGTGGGCTAGGAGTGACACATGCAATTGCGTCGTACTGCAATTTGCAAGAGTCTACGAACAATGGGCCGACGACGGATTTCCTGAAAGCGATGTTGTGTACCGATGGCAAGACCTGGGAAAATTCTTCCGTTGACGGAGCTAAAAAATTTGATTTAGCCAGTTTGATCAAATCCCGCGATCCAAGGTTTGAGGCAATGATTTACAGTAAGCCTAATGCCTTAAATAAGAGTTCGTTTTATTATGTAACTAAATATCTGCCTAGGGAGGTGGAAAAAGCTGTTAAGGTGAACGGTCAAGCTATGCCTGCAGAATTCACGAGTAATAAAAATGAAACAGATGCCCCTGTTTTGAGATACGCCGAAGTGTTGTTGAACTGGATCGAAGCCAAAGCAGAACTGGCCAGCTTGGGCGGAGCAGCAGTCACTCAGGACGATATCAATAAGTCTATTAACCAAATTCGGCAGCGTCCGCTGGCGCAGGAGGCGAAAGATCGTGGGGTCAAGAATTTGCCTGATCTGGAGCTCGATGCTATTCCGGCAGATCCTGCCAGGGATGCTACTGTCTCACCTTTATTGTGGGAGATCCGTCGTGAGCGACGTCTGGAATTTGCCTTTGAAACTAGCCGTTTGGCGGATTTAAGAAGATGGTCGAAATTGGAGTACATGGACAACACGCTTAATACGGATCTCATTTCCGGCGGCTGGGTCAATTTCAGTGCAGAAATGCCTGCCGAACTAGTTGCCAAGAATGTTAATATTCTTTCTGTAGTCGATGTAGCAGGAAAAGAAACCATATATAACGGTTCAAATGGCGCGCTGATGAATGGATTTTATAAGAATCAAACCAATAAGCCGCGTTTACCATTTTTGAACCAGCCTAATATCAATCCATATCTGACTCCAGTGGGACTGGTGCAGATAGATCAGTATGCGATAAAAGGATATGTGTTGGAACAAACTGAAGGATGGCCCCAGAATTAA